The following coding sequences lie in one Lysobacter capsici genomic window:
- a CDS encoding ECF-type sigma factor, which yields MTHDSSRLESPSPGPAIGPAEFEFGQYTLDSVTELIVAAQGGQAGAWDKVYALLYKELHDAASLQIRRRWGRGKRSPTSLINRTWLRLNQDKLSLNNRQHLLAVLSRAMRYALIDEARRLNQLKLEESYGAEHAEPSYDPDLEQLISIDHALNALGAVEPRLIQLVEMRYFAGMSDIEIGEVLGLTDRTIRRDWRKARAFLAAHLSHAPGIAGPEPGPSSP from the coding sequence ATGACTCACGACAGTTCCCGCCTAGAGTCTCCCTCTCCCGGCCCGGCCATCGGTCCGGCGGAGTTCGAGTTCGGCCAGTACACCTTGGATTCGGTCACAGAATTGATCGTCGCCGCGCAAGGCGGCCAGGCCGGCGCCTGGGACAAAGTGTACGCGCTGCTCTACAAGGAGCTCCACGACGCCGCATCCTTGCAGATCCGTCGCCGCTGGGGCCGCGGCAAGCGCTCGCCGACCTCGCTGATCAATCGCACCTGGCTGCGCTTGAACCAGGACAAGCTCAGTTTGAACAACCGGCAGCATTTGCTGGCGGTGCTGTCGCGCGCGATGCGCTACGCGCTGATCGACGAAGCGCGCCGGCTCAACCAGCTCAAGCTCGAGGAAAGCTACGGCGCCGAGCATGCCGAGCCGAGCTACGACCCGGACCTGGAACAACTGATCTCGATCGACCATGCGCTCAATGCGCTCGGCGCAGTCGAACCGCGGCTGATCCAGCTGGTCGAGATGCGCTACTTCGCCGGCATGAGCGATATCGAGATCGGCGAAGTGCTCGGCCTCACCGACCGCACCATCCGCCGCGACTGGCGCAAGGCGCGCGCCTTCCTGGCCGCGCACCTGAGCCACGCGCCCGGCATCGCCGGGCCCGAGCCCGGCCCGAGCTCGCCCTGA
- a CDS encoding glutamine amidotransferase-related protein codes for MSRILVFQHVAAEPLGTLDPLIRRRGHRIRFTNFDRDPDAQPNVDRYRGLIVLGGPMNVEDQAARPHLRTELLAIERMLQQGKPVLGICLGAQLLAHVLGAPVRKHHRPEIGWYPLQTTDAGRDDPVLAPLAQAAPVFQWHRYSFEIPQGAQHLACTDSCEQQAFRWGDNVYGFQFHLEMDVPLIERWLANPVYREELAELGQDTSEAVIRAQTAEHIQAMQTRADAVFNNFLDLIGRPQRRYTLPSREWV; via the coding sequence ATGTCCCGCATCCTGGTCTTCCAACACGTCGCCGCCGAACCGCTGGGTACGCTGGATCCGTTGATCCGGCGGCGCGGCCATCGCATTCGCTTCACCAATTTCGACCGCGACCCCGACGCCCAGCCCAATGTCGACCGCTACCGCGGGCTGATCGTGCTCGGCGGGCCGATGAACGTCGAAGACCAGGCCGCGCGCCCACATCTGCGCACCGAGCTGCTGGCGATCGAACGCATGCTCCAGCAAGGCAAGCCGGTGCTCGGCATCTGCCTGGGCGCGCAGTTGCTCGCGCATGTGCTTGGCGCGCCGGTGCGCAAGCACCATCGCCCCGAGATCGGCTGGTATCCGCTGCAGACCACCGACGCCGGCCGCGACGACCCGGTGCTCGCGCCGCTCGCGCAAGCCGCGCCGGTGTTCCAGTGGCATCGCTACAGCTTCGAGATCCCGCAGGGCGCGCAGCACCTGGCCTGCACCGACAGCTGCGAGCAGCAGGCCTTCCGCTGGGGCGACAACGTCTACGGTTTCCAGTTCCATCTGGAAATGGACGTGCCGCTGATCGAACGCTGGCTGGCCAATCCGGTCTACCGCGAGGAACTGGCCGAACTGGGCCAAGACACCAGCGAGGCGGTCATACGCGCGCAGACGGCCGAGCATATCCAGGCCATGCAGACGCGCGCCGATGCGGTGTTCAACAACTTCCTCGACCTGATCGGGCGGCCGCAGCGTCGCTACACCCTCCCCTCGCGGGAATGGGTTTAG
- a CDS encoding YaeQ family protein yields the protein MAPNATIVKIELQISDMDRHYYAAHQLTLAQHPSETPQRLMVRMLAFALNAHERLEFGPGLSSEDEPDIALRDYTGDIELWIDVGQPDESRIRKACGRARQVVVVNYGGNAANIWWDKNVAILRRLKNLTVLDIDPASVEAMAAMVERSFRLDCQIADEEVALSNDKSALTFTPTVRQSTDARAA from the coding sequence ATGGCGCCCAATGCCACCATCGTCAAGATCGAACTGCAAATCAGCGACATGGACCGGCATTACTACGCCGCGCATCAGCTGACCCTGGCCCAGCATCCGTCGGAAACCCCGCAGCGGTTGATGGTGCGCATGCTGGCGTTCGCCTTGAATGCGCACGAGCGCCTCGAATTCGGCCCCGGTCTGAGCAGCGAGGACGAACCGGACATCGCCCTGCGCGATTACACCGGCGATATCGAACTGTGGATCGATGTGGGCCAGCCGGACGAATCGCGCATTCGCAAGGCCTGCGGGCGCGCGCGGCAAGTCGTGGTGGTGAATTACGGCGGCAATGCGGCGAACATTTGGTGGGACAAGAACGTCGCGATCCTGCGTCGATTGAAAAACCTCACCGTGCTCGACATCGACCCGGCCTCGGTCGAGGCGATGGCGGCGATGGTCGAGCGCAGTTTCCGCCTGGACTGCCAGATCGCCGACGAGGAAGTCGCGCTCAGCAACGACAAGTCCGCCCTGACCTTCACCCCGACGGTGCGTCAGAGCACGGACGCACGGGCGGCCTGA
- a CDS encoding NAD(P)/FAD-dependent oxidoreductase, whose translation MCALTAGQRGRRVLVIEHANKVGKKILMSGGGRCNFTNTGTTPANYLSANPHFCKSALARFTPWDFIAMVERHRIAYHEKELGQLFCDESSKLIVKMLVDECLAAGVRINTGYSIERVVRGEGDSVFRMHTTQGAVSCASLVVASGGLSIPSMGASGFGYELARSYGHTVLPTRAGLVPLTLSGKHQERLQDLSGVALPVTASCNGRSFSNQLLITHRGVSGPSILQISSYWQPGDDLRLDLLPGHDAMDWLLAQQRERPAAELKTVLGDAMPKRFAQRLCELWLSNKPMKQYNAPELKQLASTLSAWPLVASGTEGYRTAEVTLGGVDTDEVSSSTMMSKRVPGLYFIGEVIDVTGWLGGYNFQWAWASGHAAGVAV comes from the coding sequence ATGTGCGCCTTGACCGCCGGCCAGCGCGGCCGGCGCGTGCTGGTGATCGAGCATGCCAACAAGGTCGGCAAGAAAATCCTGATGTCCGGCGGCGGACGCTGCAATTTCACCAACACCGGCACCACCCCGGCCAACTATCTGTCGGCCAACCCGCATTTCTGCAAGTCGGCGCTGGCGCGCTTTACGCCGTGGGATTTCATCGCGATGGTCGAGCGCCATCGCATCGCCTACCACGAGAAAGAACTCGGCCAGTTGTTCTGCGACGAGTCGTCCAAGCTGATCGTCAAGATGCTGGTCGACGAATGCCTGGCGGCCGGGGTGCGCATCAACACCGGCTATTCGATCGAGCGCGTCGTGCGTGGCGAGGGCGACAGCGTGTTTCGCATGCATACCACGCAGGGCGCGGTGTCGTGCGCATCGTTGGTGGTCGCCAGCGGCGGCCTGTCGATTCCGAGCATGGGCGCAAGCGGCTTCGGTTACGAACTGGCGCGCAGCTACGGCCACACCGTGCTGCCGACCCGCGCCGGGCTGGTGCCGTTGACCCTCAGCGGCAAGCATCAGGAACGTCTGCAGGACCTCAGCGGCGTGGCGCTGCCGGTCACCGCCAGCTGCAACGGCCGCAGTTTCAGCAACCAGTTGCTGATCACCCATCGCGGCGTGAGCGGTCCGTCGATCCTGCAGATTTCCTCGTACTGGCAACCCGGCGACGATCTGCGCCTGGACCTGCTGCCCGGCCACGACGCGATGGATTGGCTGCTGGCGCAGCAGCGCGAGCGGCCCGCGGCGGAGCTCAAGACCGTGCTCGGCGACGCGATGCCGAAGCGCTTCGCGCAGCGCCTGTGCGAGCTGTGGCTGAGCAACAAGCCGATGAAGCAGTACAACGCGCCGGAGCTCAAGCAACTCGCGTCGACCTTGAGCGCGTGGCCGTTGGTCGCCAGCGGCACCGAAGGCTATCGCACCGCCGAGGTCACCCTGGGCGGGGTCGACACCGACGAAGTGTCGTCGAGCACGATGATGTCCAAGCGCGTGCCGGGGCTGTATTTCATCGGCGAGGTGATCGACGTGACCGGCTGGTTGGGCGGCTACAACTTCCAGTGGGCCTGGGCGTCGGGGCATGCGGCTGGGGTGGCGGTTTGA
- a CDS encoding DEAD/DEAH box helicase codes for MSADMPNTPSDSPATPKFTDLALSAPLLRALADVGYESPSPIQAATIPPLLEGRDLLGQAQTGTGKTAAFALPILAQIDPKQFKPQALVLAPTRELAIQVAEAFQKYAVHLPGFHVLPIYGGQSYYPQLQALKRGVHVVVGTPGRVIDHLDRGTLDLSELRCLVLDEADEMLRMGFIDDVENVLKKTPESRQVALFSATMPSQIKRIAQTYLKDPVEIAIKSTTTTAANIRQRYWSVSGVHKLDALTRILEAESFDAMIVFARTKLGTDELAEKLSARGISAAAINGDVQQQQREKTIQNLKDGKIDVLVATDVAARGLDVDRISHVLNYDIPYDTESYVHRIGRTGRAGRKGEAILFVTPRERGMLRAIERATRQPIEPMELPSVETVNEQRVSRFLGKISDALESSDLSLFRDMVERYEREKNVPAVEIAAALAKLVQGDNPLLLTPPPAPPKYAREERDGPREHRGQATRKFNERDNASNSGAHRQDYRQDAPRPDTRRADPRPPREYERAAPTPRHEERQYTPPSATRPANAAEAFFDDEAPAPRQERSHERSQERAPRGESDVGMETFRIEVGHSHGVQPGNIVGAIANEADLESRYIGRIDIRDDYTLVDLPEGMPRELMEHLKKVRVSGHPLRIQRAAPGDLEGGRSRRPAGPGAPRPGGHKPHGGPRPGGPGGPRGPHTGPRKPFKPR; via the coding sequence ATGAGCGCCGACATGCCCAATACCCCCTCCGATTCCCCCGCTACTCCCAAATTCACCGACCTCGCCCTGTCCGCGCCGCTGCTGCGCGCGCTGGCCGATGTCGGCTACGAGTCGCCCTCGCCGATCCAGGCCGCGACCATTCCGCCGCTGCTCGAGGGCCGCGACCTGCTCGGCCAGGCCCAGACCGGCACCGGCAAGACCGCCGCATTCGCGCTGCCGATCCTGGCCCAGATCGATCCCAAGCAATTCAAGCCGCAGGCGCTGGTGCTGGCGCCGACCCGCGAACTGGCGATCCAGGTCGCCGAGGCGTTCCAGAAGTACGCCGTGCATCTGCCCGGCTTCCACGTGCTGCCGATCTACGGCGGCCAGAGCTACTACCCGCAGTTGCAGGCGCTCAAGCGCGGCGTGCATGTGGTCGTCGGCACCCCGGGCCGAGTGATCGATCACCTCGACCGCGGCACCCTGGACCTGTCCGAGCTGCGCTGCCTGGTGCTCGACGAAGCCGACGAAATGCTGCGCATGGGCTTCATCGACGACGTCGAGAACGTGCTCAAGAAGACCCCCGAATCGCGCCAGGTCGCGTTGTTCTCGGCGACCATGCCCTCGCAGATCAAGCGCATCGCCCAGACCTATCTGAAAGACCCGGTCGAGATCGCGATCAAGTCGACCACGACCACCGCCGCCAACATCCGCCAGCGCTACTGGTCGGTCAGCGGCGTGCACAAGCTCGACGCGCTGACCCGCATCCTGGAAGCCGAATCCTTCGACGCGATGATCGTGTTCGCGCGCACCAAGCTGGGCACCGACGAACTGGCCGAGAAGCTGTCGGCCCGGGGCATTTCGGCCGCCGCGATCAACGGCGACGTGCAGCAGCAGCAGCGCGAGAAAACCATCCAGAACCTCAAGGACGGCAAGATCGACGTGCTGGTCGCCACCGACGTCGCCGCGCGCGGCCTCGACGTGGACCGCATCAGCCACGTGCTGAACTACGACATTCCCTACGACACCGAAAGCTACGTCCACCGTATCGGCCGCACCGGCCGCGCCGGGCGCAAGGGCGAGGCGATCTTGTTCGTGACTCCGCGCGAGCGCGGCATGCTGCGCGCGATCGAACGCGCCACCCGGCAGCCGATCGAGCCGATGGAGCTGCCGAGCGTGGAGACGGTCAACGAGCAGCGCGTTTCGCGTTTCCTCGGCAAGATCAGCGACGCGCTGGAAAGCAGCGACCTGAGCCTGTTCCGCGACATGGTCGAACGCTACGAGCGCGAGAAGAACGTGCCCGCGGTGGAGATCGCCGCGGCCCTGGCCAAGCTGGTGCAGGGCGACAATCCGCTGCTGCTGACCCCGCCGCCGGCGCCGCCGAAGTACGCGCGCGAAGAACGCGACGGCCCGCGCGAGCATCGCGGCCAGGCCACGCGCAAGTTCAACGAGCGCGACAACGCCTCCAACTCCGGCGCGCATCGCCAGGACTACCGGCAGGACGCGCCGCGCCCGGACACGCGCCGCGCCGATCCGCGACCGCCGCGCGAATACGAGCGCGCCGCGCCGACCCCGCGCCATGAAGAACGCCAGTACACCCCGCCCTCGGCCACGCGCCCGGCCAACGCCGCCGAAGCCTTCTTCGACGACGAGGCACCGGCGCCGCGGCAGGAACGTTCGCATGAGCGCTCGCAAGAGCGCGCGCCGCGCGGCGAATCCGATGTCGGCATGGAAACCTTCCGCATCGAAGTCGGCCACAGCCACGGCGTGCAGCCGGGCAACATCGTCGGCGCGATCGCCAACGAAGCCGACCTGGAAAGCCGCTACATCGGCCGCATCGACATCCGCGACGACTACACCCTGGTCGACCTGCCCGAGGGCATGCCGCGCGAACTGATGGAGCACCTCAAGAAGGTGCGCGTGTCCGGCCATCCGCTGCGCATCCAGCGCGCCGCGCCGGGTGACCTCGAAGGCGGCCGTTCGCGCCGTCCCGCCGGTCCGGGCGCACCGCGTCCGGGCGGCCACAAGCCGCACGGCGGCCCGCGTCCGGGCGGCCCCGGTGGCCCGCGCGGTCCGCATACCGGGCCGAGGAAGCCGTTCAAGCCGCGGTGA
- a CDS encoding biotin-dependent carboxyltransferase family protein, giving the protein MSASYIEVIAPGPLSHVQDLGRDGWRHLGIARGGALDPGCAALANALVGNQVDAAVLEFTLHGPSLRLPRPLRIAVMGAACEVRFEGDALPQARPIDLPAGHLRLGGMREGVYAWLAVHGGFDLPHVLGSRATDLRGGFGGFEGRALRAGDRLPLGPHARIEATTPRVPRWWIDPYCEHEPQAPIRYRASQAPAVREAARQFGERVWRVHAASNRQGLRLSGTALANAGGGGVSEPVAPGTLQLPPDGQPIVLLADAQTVGGYPRLGHVIAADLPRLAQAGPNTGLRFRACDANEAAAAARTARAEVARLRLAIDARLRG; this is encoded by the coding sequence ATGAGCGCGAGCTACATCGAAGTGATCGCGCCCGGTCCGCTGAGCCACGTGCAGGACCTGGGCCGCGATGGTTGGCGTCATCTGGGCATCGCCCGCGGCGGCGCGCTCGACCCGGGCTGCGCCGCGCTCGCCAATGCCCTGGTCGGCAACCAGGTCGATGCCGCGGTGCTCGAATTCACCCTGCACGGCCCGAGCCTGCGCCTGCCGCGGCCGCTGCGCATCGCGGTGATGGGCGCGGCCTGCGAGGTGCGCTTCGAAGGCGACGCCCTGCCGCAGGCGCGCCCGATCGACCTGCCGGCCGGCCACTTGCGCCTGGGCGGCATGCGCGAAGGCGTCTATGCCTGGCTCGCGGTGCATGGCGGCTTCGACCTGCCGCACGTGCTCGGCAGCCGCGCCACCGATCTGCGCGGCGGCTTCGGCGGATTCGAAGGCCGCGCGCTGCGCGCCGGCGACCGGCTGCCGCTCGGCCCGCACGCGCGCATCGAGGCGACAACGCCGCGGGTGCCGCGCTGGTGGATCGATCCGTATTGCGAACACGAGCCGCAGGCGCCGATCCGTTACCGCGCCAGCCAGGCGCCGGCGGTGCGCGAGGCCGCGCGGCAATTCGGCGAGCGGGTCTGGCGCGTGCATGCGGCGAGCAATCGCCAGGGCCTGCGCCTGTCCGGCACGGCGCTGGCGAATGCAGGCGGCGGCGGTGTGTCCGAACCGGTCGCACCCGGCACCCTCCAACTGCCGCCCGACGGCCAACCGATCGTGCTGCTGGCCGACGCGCAGACCGTCGGCGGCTATCCGCGGTTGGGCCACGTGATCGCGGCCGACCTGCCCCGCCTGGCCCAGGCCGGGCCGAACACCGGCCTGCGCTTTCGCGCCTGCGACGCCAACGAAGCCGCGGCCGCGGCGCGTACCGCCCGGGCCGAGGTCGCCCGTCTGCGCCTGGCGATCGACGCGCGCCTGCGCGGTTGA
- the rimO gene encoding 30S ribosomal protein S12 methylthiotransferase RimO produces the protein MSSASSVSPANPKVGFVSLGCPKALVDSERILTQLRVEGYDIVQTYDDADVVVVNTCGFIDSAVTESLDAIGEAIAENGKVIVTGCLGKRSELIREAHPGVLSISGPQDYGSVMSAVHAVLPPKHDPFIDLVPRRDDGIGVKLTPKHYAYLKISEGCNHRCSFCIIPSMRGDLVSRPVDQVLREAEKLAMGGVKELLVISQDTSAYGVDVKYAQHEWRGKPYQTRMKALCEGLSELGIWTRLHYVYPYPHVDEIIPLMADGKLLPYLDIPFQHASPRVLKLMKRPGAVDKTLERIQRWRSIAPDIAIRSTFIVGFPGETEAEFEELLDFLDEAQLDRVGAFAYSPVDGARANDLPDPIDEDVKQERLARFMERQAEISANKLEAKVGSVQRCIVDALDGDLAIARSMADAPEIDGLVQIQNGLEAQLRVGQFVDVEIMGSDEHDLFGEAVLED, from the coding sequence ATGTCTTCCGCCAGCAGCGTCTCGCCAGCCAATCCCAAAGTCGGTTTCGTCAGCCTCGGTTGCCCGAAGGCCCTGGTCGATTCCGAGCGCATCCTCACCCAGTTGCGCGTGGAGGGCTACGACATCGTCCAGACCTACGACGATGCCGACGTGGTGGTGGTCAACACCTGCGGCTTCATCGATTCGGCGGTGACCGAATCGCTGGACGCGATCGGCGAGGCGATCGCCGAGAACGGCAAGGTCATCGTCACCGGTTGCCTGGGCAAGCGTTCGGAACTGATCCGCGAAGCGCATCCGGGCGTGCTGTCGATCAGCGGCCCGCAGGACTACGGCAGCGTGATGAGCGCGGTGCATGCGGTGCTGCCGCCCAAGCACGACCCGTTCATCGACTTGGTGCCGCGACGCGACGACGGCATCGGCGTCAAGCTCACGCCGAAGCATTATGCGTATCTGAAGATTTCCGAAGGCTGCAATCACCGTTGCAGCTTCTGCATCATCCCGTCGATGCGCGGCGATCTGGTCTCGCGCCCGGTCGATCAGGTGCTGCGCGAAGCCGAAAAACTCGCGATGGGCGGGGTCAAGGAACTGCTGGTGATCTCGCAGGACACCTCGGCCTACGGCGTCGACGTGAAGTACGCGCAGCACGAATGGCGCGGCAAGCCGTACCAGACCCGGATGAAGGCGCTATGCGAGGGTCTGAGCGAACTGGGCATCTGGACGCGCCTGCATTACGTGTATCCGTACCCGCATGTCGACGAGATCATCCCATTGATGGCCGACGGCAAGCTGCTGCCGTACCTGGACATTCCGTTCCAGCACGCCAGCCCGCGCGTGCTCAAGCTGATGAAGCGCCCCGGCGCGGTCGACAAGACCCTCGAACGCATTCAGCGCTGGCGCTCGATCGCTCCGGACATCGCGATCCGCAGTACCTTCATCGTCGGTTTCCCGGGCGAGACCGAGGCCGAGTTCGAAGAACTGCTGGATTTCCTCGACGAAGCCCAGCTCGACCGGGTCGGCGCATTCGCCTATTCGCCGGTCGACGGCGCCCGCGCCAACGATCTGCCCGATCCGATCGACGAGGACGTCAAGCAGGAGCGGCTGGCGCGTTTCATGGAGCGTCAGGCCGAGATCTCGGCGAACAAGCTCGAAGCCAAGGTCGGCAGCGTGCAGCGCTGCATCGTCGACGCGCTCGACGGCGACCTGGCGATCGCGCGTTCGATGGCCGACGCGCCGGAGATCGACGGCTTGGTGCAGATTCAGAACGGTCTGGAAGCGCAGCTGCGGGTGGGGCAGTTCGTCGATGTCGAGATCATGGGCAGTGATGAGCATGATCTGTTTGGTGAGGCGGTGCTGGAGGATTGA
- the pxpB gene encoding 5-oxoprolinase subunit PxpB codes for MNPRAQSAAPDAAIEFEALSDDAWLLRLGEVIDDALNARIHALAARLRAQAPAWLRDLVPAYASLAVFFDSRAIDADAVRDWLRARCDETRDADHLQSLAPRAVESRTVEIPVAYGGEFGPDLVTGAAELGLSASALIQRHSEALYTVAMIGFAPGFPYLSGLDSALALPRLATPRTQVAAGSVAIGGAQTGIYPRPGPGGWRLLGRTPLTLFDPSRAQPSLLLPGDRVRFLAIDAAHFARLQAQA; via the coding sequence GTGAACCCGCGCGCGCAATCCGCCGCGCCGGACGCGGCGATCGAATTCGAAGCGCTGTCCGACGATGCCTGGCTGCTGCGCCTGGGCGAGGTCATCGACGATGCGCTCAACGCGCGCATCCATGCGCTGGCCGCGCGCCTGCGCGCGCAGGCGCCGGCGTGGCTGCGCGATCTGGTGCCCGCGTACGCGAGCCTGGCGGTGTTCTTCGACAGCCGCGCGATCGATGCCGATGCAGTGCGCGACTGGCTGCGGGCGCGTTGCGACGAAACGCGCGACGCCGATCATCTCCAATCGCTCGCGCCGCGCGCGGTCGAATCGCGCACGGTCGAAATCCCGGTCGCCTACGGCGGCGAGTTCGGCCCCGACCTGGTGACCGGCGCGGCCGAACTCGGCCTGTCGGCGTCGGCGCTGATCCAGCGCCACAGCGAAGCGCTCTACACGGTTGCGATGATCGGATTCGCGCCGGGCTTTCCGTACCTGTCCGGCCTGGACTCCGCACTGGCGTTGCCGCGTCTGGCCACGCCGCGCACGCAAGTGGCGGCCGGCAGCGTCGCCATCGGCGGCGCGCAGACCGGCATCTATCCCCGCCCCGGCCCGGGCGGCTGGCGGCTGCTCGGCCGCACGCCGTTGACCTTGTTCGATCCCTCGCGCGCGCAGCCGAGCCTGCTGCTGCCCGGCGACCGCGTGCGCTTCCTCGCCATCGACGCGGCGCACTTCGCGCGTTTGCAGGCGCAGGCATGA
- a CDS encoding HIT family protein has protein sequence MNPWHLHPQLADDTHPLAQFELSELRLMDDANHPWLILVPRVDGAVELIDLDEDQQLTLTREIARTSRALQAGFAPHKLNVAALGNLVPQLHVHVIARYREDIAWPRPVWGMATAQPYSPDALVQRIRRLQDALNA, from the coding sequence ATGAACCCCTGGCACCTGCACCCGCAACTCGCCGACGACACCCACCCGCTGGCGCAATTCGAACTCAGCGAACTGCGGCTGATGGACGACGCCAACCATCCGTGGCTGATCCTGGTGCCGCGGGTGGACGGCGCGGTCGAACTGATCGATCTCGACGAGGACCAGCAACTCACCTTGACCCGCGAAATCGCCCGCACCAGCCGCGCGCTGCAGGCCGGCTTCGCGCCGCACAAGCTCAATGTCGCCGCGCTCGGCAATCTGGTGCCGCAGTTGCACGTGCATGTGATCGCGCGCTATCGCGAGGACATCGCCTGGCCGCGCCCGGTCTGGGGCATGGCGACCGCGCAGCCGTATTCGCCCGATGCGCTGGTGCAACGCATCCGCCGCCTGCAGGACGCGCTGAACGCGTGA
- a CDS encoding pseudouridine synthase, translated as MSAVDPDSASANVPPSRLQLPPGPWASLLDGLCARFPAIDRATWLDRFARGRVHDAQGRPLAADTPYRAGMEIGYFREVEREPAIPFTQRVLYRDARLLVVDKPHFLPVAPAGAFVNETLLGRLQRQFGEPGLAPLHRLDRGTAGVVMFSREPASRDAYQALFRERRIFKRYEALAAPLPGLQFPLLHRSRMAPGEPFFLMREVEGEPNSETWIEVIARDGPLWRYGLEPVSGRKHQLRVHMASLGAPIANDGFYPLAAQAQDDFERPLKLLARSLRFVDPFDGLERSFVSGFEL; from the coding sequence ATGTCCGCCGTCGATCCCGATTCCGCGTCAGCCAACGTGCCGCCGAGCCGCCTGCAGTTGCCGCCCGGTCCCTGGGCGAGCTTACTCGACGGGCTGTGCGCGCGGTTTCCGGCGATCGATCGCGCGACCTGGCTCGATCGTTTCGCGCGCGGCCGCGTCCACGATGCGCAGGGCCGGCCGTTGGCCGCGGATACGCCGTATCGCGCCGGCATGGAGATCGGGTATTTCCGCGAGGTCGAACGCGAGCCGGCGATTCCGTTCACACAGCGCGTGCTGTATCGCGATGCGCGCCTGCTGGTGGTCGACAAGCCGCATTTCCTGCCGGTCGCGCCGGCCGGCGCGTTCGTCAACGAAACCCTGCTGGGGCGTCTGCAGCGGCAGTTCGGCGAACCTGGGCTGGCGCCGCTGCATCGGCTCGATCGCGGCACCGCCGGCGTGGTGATGTTTTCGCGCGAGCCGGCCAGTCGCGATGCGTACCAGGCTTTGTTTCGCGAGCGGCGCATTTTCAAGCGCTACGAAGCGCTGGCCGCGCCGTTGCCGGGGTTGCAGTTTCCGCTGCTGCATCGCTCGCGCATGGCGCCGGGCGAGCCGTTCTTTCTGATGCGCGAGGTCGAGGGCGAGCCCAACAGCGAAACCTGGATCGAGGTGATCGCGCGCGATGGGCCGCTGTGGCGGTATGGGCTGGAACCGGTGAGCGGGCGCAAGCACCAGTTGCGGGTGCATATGGCGTCGCTCGGCGCGCCGATCGCGAACGACGGGTTTTATCCGCTGGCGGCGCAGGCGCAGGACGATTTCGAGCGGCCGTTGAAGTTGCTGGCGCGGTCGTTGCGGTTCGTCGATCCGTTCGATGGGCTGGAGCGTTCTTTCGTCAGTGGTTTCGAGCTTTGA
- a CDS encoding dienelactone hydrolase family protein, producing MAHWIDLDTPAGPVQAWRADPTGVPLGGVVVIQEIFGVNAHIREVAERFAQAGYLALAPALFDPVEAGVELDYEQSAYARGRELRDRVGFDRATEIVGAAAHLLQSEGLRTAAVGFCWGGSLAFLANTRLDLPAVSYYGAQTLRFLDEAARAAVRAPIMFHFGRHDGSIPPEAIEQHRQALPLAPIHVYEASHGFNRDVGDAYEPASAALAWTRTLAFLADSLK from the coding sequence ATGGCTCACTGGATCGATCTCGACACCCCCGCCGGCCCCGTCCAGGCCTGGCGCGCCGACCCGACCGGCGTGCCGCTGGGCGGCGTGGTGGTCATTCAGGAGATCTTCGGCGTCAACGCGCATATCCGCGAGGTCGCCGAGCGTTTCGCCCAGGCCGGTTACCTCGCGCTGGCGCCGGCCCTGTTCGATCCGGTCGAGGCGGGCGTGGAACTGGACTACGAACAGTCGGCCTATGCGCGCGGCCGCGAATTGCGCGACCGGGTCGGTTTCGACCGCGCGACCGAGATCGTCGGCGCCGCGGCGCACCTGCTGCAAAGCGAAGGATTGCGCACCGCCGCGGTCGGCTTCTGCTGGGGCGGTTCGCTGGCGTTCCTGGCCAATACCCGGCTCGACCTGCCGGCGGTGAGCTACTACGGCGCGCAAACGCTGCGGTTTCTCGACGAGGCGGCGCGCGCGGCGGTGCGCGCACCGATCATGTTCCACTTCGGTCGCCACGACGGCAGCATCCCGCCCGAAGCGATCGAACAGCATCGCCAGGCGCTGCCGCTCGCACCGATCCATGTCTATGAGGCCAGCCACGGCTTCAATCGCGATGTCGGCGACGCCTACGAGCCCGCCAGCGCCGCGCTGGCCTGGACCCGCACCCTCGCCTTTCTCGCGGACAGCCTCAAATGA